A genome region from Diorhabda carinulata isolate Delta chromosome 2, icDioCari1.1, whole genome shotgun sequence includes the following:
- the LOC130904071 gene encoding UDP-N-acetylglucosamine--dolichyl-phosphate N-acetylglucosaminephosphotransferase isoform X1: MAADVDSEITNNSRKMYFPLLINLGMSILAYYLTVRLIPGLKDKFIKANLFGIDMSKTTSDKVPESLGVVTGCSFLITMFLFIPIPFANSLFNGEFPHNEFVELIAALLSICCMLLLGFADDVLDLRWRHKLLLPTIASLPLLMVYYVNFNSTTIVAPKPLRDILGYSLDIGILYYVYMGMLAVFCTNAINILAGVNGLETGQSVVIALSIIIFNVIELFGKLWKAHQFSLYFMLPYTATTLALLKHNWYPSKVFVGDTFCYFSGMTFAVVGILGHFSKTTLLFFIPQVFNFLYSSPQLFRLIPCPRHRLPKFNSKIDRMEISTTIFRYSELNILGKFIISLFRIFKLIRWQEKDGVVVTNNLTLINLVLLYCGPLHEAKLTAILICIQIFFTGIAFVIRYPLASLFYDV, encoded by the exons atggcGGCAGACGTAGATAGTGAGATAACAAATAATTCAAGGAAAATGTATTTTCCTTTACTAATAAATTTAGGAATGTCCATATTGGCATATTACCTAACTGTAAGATTAATACCAGGTctaaaagataaatttattaaagCTAATTTATTCGGAATTGATATGAGCAAAACAACCAGTGATAAAGT GCCAGAATCATTAGGGGTAGTTACAGGATGTTCTTTTTTAATTACCATGTTTTTATTCATACCAATACCTTTTGCAAATAGTCTGTTTAATGGAGAGTTTCCACATAATGag tttgtggAATTAATAGCAGCACTTCTATCAATATGCTGCATGCTATTATTAGGTTTTGCTGATGATGTGTTAGACTTACGCTGGAGGCATAAACTTCTACTCCCAACAATAGCTTCACTGCCTCTTTTGATGGTTTATTACGTGAATTTTAATTCAACAACGATAGTAGCTCCTAAACCATTAAGGGATATATTAGGTTACTCTTTGGATATTGGAATTTTGTATTATGTGTATATGGGTATGCTTGCCGTATTTTGCACTAATGCAATTAATATTTTGGCAGGAGTAAATGGTTTAGAAACAGGACAAAGTGTTGTGATTGCTCTAtccattatcatttttaatgtcatagaattatttggaaaattatggAAAGCACATCAGTTTAGTCTTTACTTTATGTTACCGTACACTGCAACTACCCTCGCTCTTCTTAAACACAATTG GTATCCTTCGAAAGTGTTTGTCGGCGATACATTCTGCTATTTTTCAGGCATGACGTTTGCAGTCGTAGGTATCCTAGGCCATTTTAGTAAAACAACATTATTATTCTTCATACCTCaagtgtttaattttttatactcTTCCCCGCAACTTTTCCGATTAATTCCATGTCCTAGACATCGATTACCAAAGTTTAATTCGAAAATAGATCGTATGGAAATCAGCACCACCATTTTTAGATATTCAGAATTAAATATCttaggaaaatttattataagcctttttagaatattcaaattgattagATGGCAAGAAAAAGATGGTGTAGTCGTTACCAATAATTTAACGCTGATTAATTTGGTTTTATTGTATTGCGGGCCGTTACACGAAGCCAAATTAACTGCGATTTTGATTTgcatacaaatatttttcactggAATTGCATTTGTGATAAGATATCCACTAGCGTCTCTTTTTTATGATGTATAG
- the LOC130904069 gene encoding uncharacterized protein LOC130904069 isoform X1 — MYKYIRINLVKHVQYFSKMKNTTMRLFTVALILCCCLNFVISKPNHEESEHNHLKEKSHQHHNERAHQKVRAHHENHEGRAHQVHQNEKAHQVRAHNGNHLDRNHHESNKHLVERKGHQQRSHLHYRDQQNQQCSWVCNGDQNGLFDSNIQVQYKTSSALFGIFNKASKEALIFAYDANITALLDGKTGSSFILDIYKDQLISLPFIPGISWNANDTSFQDYFQNISIPNYLQAAEEKGQKFDIDKVPESIANSIEEDLKSLGLPIPFNQALPMFTVFLTSLRNGLALLYMGNGAFDIQNDVRWFIKINLFLNDLLKDEGFDLSNITLDPKNIFSGSSGIQVVANLFSQLARRINFSSFFNSFINSREKFLHLLEDLSSGSNDGLDGLMTIFVHVMRASSMEESPTAVIRSILSYNSTGSEEASMSQVIDQFLEIMRVQSHLFPMSEGADLFIKFLEAANHNNLVMNNIHIFDLFKLFFSPNPMDRFNTIIQVFSSFMPQRGIPAFFGFVREIMSDGSNSTVLNQLLPGVNISQFTGNGSMLQNIFGGRNLTQLLSDGNITSVLSQIPIFGDIYRRISSAFGGQGIEQFIDPFHFGSFFTNGLNNFLPGIEQFFSSFTNSSQGGGFEDMLNTFQSEANNVFG; from the exons atgtataaatatatacgaATTAATTTAGTGAAACATGTTCAGTACTTTTCTAAAATGAAGAACACAACCATGCGACTTTTTACTGTGGCATTAATACTTTGTTGTTGCTTGAATTTTGTAATATCCAAACCAAATCATGAAG AAAGCGAACATAACCATTTGAAAGAAAAGTCCCATCAACATCATAATGAAAGAGCTCATCAGAAGGTGAGGGCTCACCATGAGAATCATGAGGGAAGAGCACATCAGGTACATCAAAATGAAAAAGCTCATCAAGTAAGAGCTCATAATGGAAATCATCTTGACAGGAATCACCATGAAAGTAATAAACATTTAGTTGAGCGCAAAGGACATCAGCAAAGGTCCCATTTACATTATAGGGATCAACAGAACCAACAATGCTCTTGGGTTTGTAATGGAGACCAAA acGGTCTGTTTGACTCCAACATACAAGTGCAATACAAAACTTCATCGgctttatttggaatatttaataaagCGTCCAAAGAGGCGTTAATCTTTGCTTACGATGCAAATATAACCGCTTTACTTGATGGTAAAACAGGATCGTCTTTTATCCTCGATATCTACAAGGATCAACTGATCAGTTTACCATTCATCCCGGGGATTTCGTGGAACGCTAATGACACAAGTTTCCAggattatttccaaaatatatctatacctaATTATTTACAAGCAGCAGAAGAAAAAGGCCAAAAGTTCGATATAGATAAAGTACCAGAGAGTATTGCTAACTCAATTGAAGAAGACTTGAAATCTCTAGGTTTACCGATTCCTTTCAACCAAGCTCTACCTATGTTCACGGTTTTCTTAACGTCTTTAAGAAACGGTTTAGCGTTATTGTACATGGGCAACGGAGCTTTCGATATTCAAAACGACGTTAGATGGTTCATCAAAATAAATCTGTtcttaaatgatttattaaaagATGAAGGTTTCGACTTATCGAACATCACCTTGGATCCTAAGAATATATTTAGCGGATCTTCTGGAATACAAGTTGTGGCAAATCTGTTTTCTCAATTAGCCAGACGCATCAATTTTTCGTCTTTCTTCAATAGTTTCATCAATTCAAgggaaaaatttttacatttattggAAGATCTAAGTTCGGGATCTAATGACGGTCTCGATGGATTGATGACAATTTTTGTACATGTTATGAGAGCTTCGTCGATGGAGGAATCTCCAACGGCAGTGATAAGATCAATTTTATCGTATAATTCCACTGGATCGGAAGAAGCTAGTATGAGTCAAGTTATAGATCAATTTTTAGAGATAATGAGGGTTCAAAGTCATTTGTTCCCGATGAGCGAAGGCGCcgatttgtttataaaattcttaGAAGCTGCCAACCATAATAATTTAGTTATGAACAACATACATATCttcgatttattcaaattatttttttctccgAATCCAATGGATAGATTTAATACTATTAtacaagttttttcaagttttatgcCGCAACGTGGCATTCCAGCTTTCTTTGGTTTCGTAAGAGAAATTATGAGCGATGGATCTAACTCAACCGTACTAAATCAACTACTTCCTGGTGTCAATATATCTCAGTTTACCGGTAACGGTAGCatgttacaaaatatattcGGCGGAAGAAATTTAACCCAATTACTATCTGATGGTAATATAACGTCAGTCTTGTCTCAAATTCCTATTTTCGGGGATATATATCGACGAATATCCTCAGCTTTTGGAGGACAAGGCATAGAACAGTTTATAGATCCATTCCATTTCGGATCTTTTTTTACTAATGGATTGAACAATTTTCTACCTggaattgaacaattttttagtTCGTTTACAAATTCTTCGCAAGGTGGGGGTTTTGAAGATATGCTGAATACGTTTCAAAGTGAAGCGAATAATGTATTTGGTTAA
- the LOC130904071 gene encoding UDP-N-acetylglucosamine--dolichyl-phosphate N-acetylglucosaminephosphotransferase isoform X2, with product MAADVDSEITNNSRKMYFPLLINLGMSILAYYLTVRLIPGLKDKFIKANLFGIDMSKTTSDKVPESLGVVTGCSFLITMFLFIPIPFANSLFNGEFPHNEFVELIAALLSICCMLLLGFADDVLDLRWRHKLLLPTIASLPLLMVYYVNFNSTTIVAPKPLRDILGVNGLETGQSVVIALSIIIFNVIELFGKLWKAHQFSLYFMLPYTATTLALLKHNWYPSKVFVGDTFCYFSGMTFAVVGILGHFSKTTLLFFIPQVFNFLYSSPQLFRLIPCPRHRLPKFNSKIDRMEISTTIFRYSELNILGKFIISLFRIFKLIRWQEKDGVVVTNNLTLINLVLLYCGPLHEAKLTAILICIQIFFTGIAFVIRYPLASLFYDV from the exons atggcGGCAGACGTAGATAGTGAGATAACAAATAATTCAAGGAAAATGTATTTTCCTTTACTAATAAATTTAGGAATGTCCATATTGGCATATTACCTAACTGTAAGATTAATACCAGGTctaaaagataaatttattaaagCTAATTTATTCGGAATTGATATGAGCAAAACAACCAGTGATAAAGT GCCAGAATCATTAGGGGTAGTTACAGGATGTTCTTTTTTAATTACCATGTTTTTATTCATACCAATACCTTTTGCAAATAGTCTGTTTAATGGAGAGTTTCCACATAATGag tttgtggAATTAATAGCAGCACTTCTATCAATATGCTGCATGCTATTATTAGGTTTTGCTGATGATGTGTTAGACTTACGCTGGAGGCATAAACTTCTACTCCCAACAATAGCTTCACTGCCTCTTTTGATGGTTTATTACGTGAATTTTAATTCAACAACGATAGTAGCTCCTAAACCATTAAGGGATATATTAG GAGTAAATGGTTTAGAAACAGGACAAAGTGTTGTGATTGCTCTAtccattatcatttttaatgtcatagaattatttggaaaattatggAAAGCACATCAGTTTAGTCTTTACTTTATGTTACCGTACACTGCAACTACCCTCGCTCTTCTTAAACACAATTG GTATCCTTCGAAAGTGTTTGTCGGCGATACATTCTGCTATTTTTCAGGCATGACGTTTGCAGTCGTAGGTATCCTAGGCCATTTTAGTAAAACAACATTATTATTCTTCATACCTCaagtgtttaattttttatactcTTCCCCGCAACTTTTCCGATTAATTCCATGTCCTAGACATCGATTACCAAAGTTTAATTCGAAAATAGATCGTATGGAAATCAGCACCACCATTTTTAGATATTCAGAATTAAATATCttaggaaaatttattataagcctttttagaatattcaaattgattagATGGCAAGAAAAAGATGGTGTAGTCGTTACCAATAATTTAACGCTGATTAATTTGGTTTTATTGTATTGCGGGCCGTTACACGAAGCCAAATTAACTGCGATTTTGATTTgcatacaaatatttttcactggAATTGCATTTGTGATAAGATATCCACTAGCGTCTCTTTTTTATGATGTATAG
- the LOC130904069 gene encoding uncharacterized histidine-rich protein DDB_G0274557-like isoform X2: MYKYIRINLVKHVQYFSKMKNTTMRLFTVALILCCCLNFVISKPNHEESEHNHLKEKSHQHHNERAHQKVRAHHENHEGRAHQVHQNEKAHQVRAHNGNHLDRNHHESNKHLVERKGHQQRSHLHYRDQQNQQCSWVCNGDQSVPQPPQEIGASPDPQIGDPAAQASFRPDSNPSDSQDPPSFDSGSGGQWESNPGYPSDWSQEGSTEQVNGNPYPGPPESGPAAFSGVTDNYFPNQPEGASSGASAWPDSWTTNPPGKAV, translated from the exons atgtataaatatatacgaATTAATTTAGTGAAACATGTTCAGTACTTTTCTAAAATGAAGAACACAACCATGCGACTTTTTACTGTGGCATTAATACTTTGTTGTTGCTTGAATTTTGTAATATCCAAACCAAATCATGAAG AAAGCGAACATAACCATTTGAAAGAAAAGTCCCATCAACATCATAATGAAAGAGCTCATCAGAAGGTGAGGGCTCACCATGAGAATCATGAGGGAAGAGCACATCAGGTACATCAAAATGAAAAAGCTCATCAAGTAAGAGCTCATAATGGAAATCATCTTGACAGGAATCACCATGAAAGTAATAAACATTTAGTTGAGCGCAAAGGACATCAGCAAAGGTCCCATTTACATTATAGGGATCAACAGAACCAACAATGCTCTTGGGTTTGTAATGGAGACCAAA GTGTGCCTCAACCTCCACAAGAAATCGGTGCGAGCCCAGACCCTCAAatag ggGATCCTGCAGCTCAAGCTAGTTTCAGACCAGATTCTAATCCATCAGATTCACAag ATCCTCCATCATTCGACTCAGGTTCCGGAGGACAATGGGAAAGCAATCCCGGTTATCCATCAGATTGGTCACAAGAAGGGTCAACTGAACAAGTTAATGGAAATCCTTATCCTGGTCCACCAG aaagcGGTCCAGCAGCTTTTTCAGGCGTAACCGATAACTATTTTCCCAATCAACCAG AAGGTGCTTCATCAGGAGCATCAGCTTGGCCAGATAGTTGGACGACCAATCCACCAGGTAAAGCTGTGTAA
- the LOC130904072 gene encoding beta-1,4-mannosyl-glycoprotein 4-beta-N-acetylglucosaminyltransferase, producing MYIFRLNLKKISLWILILCQMFLVLVYFYTQLRPNQQTPKNGVKFVKNEDYFTDSQTTYHTLKSNIILKTVSTRESYIDFNSSLCFKNGTDLESMKISRGINWKCTCLPGWHGNDCGLPEVIWRAVLTSKKPYKIKGPRTFERRLIYLFKVDKFSEYIADLRINDLGAIVDLFILYEDENSSFLQHKLDNKFCKEHQHKILYVQDDIENLWKKVKNYLRNIRNDDIILSSDLYELPNKEALNFLKFHDNWPQPIKFRYRWSVFGFFWKHPEKTISGGGACTVSFLKESFNNKIAFLTDNKTLFSPAYKGLMLGDLNHYGGWYCEYCNDPANIVEFLSTKPKNVINWDKIDHQKIDSSYIEDLIENGVYIDGKTALTRAHMYHDNYFAPKFVLEHNWKYDFLVINFYSKADYYDI from the exons atgtatatctTTCGTTtaaaccttaaaaaaatatccttATGGATACTAATACTATGTCAGATGTTCCTAGTATTGGTTTATTTCTATACGCAACTTAGACCTAATCAACAAACCCCAAAAAATGgtgtaaaatttgtaaaaaacgAAGACTACTTTACAGATTCTCAGACGACATATCATACGTTGAAAAGCAATATCATACTCAAAACTGTGAGTACCAGAGAAAGTTATATTGATTTTAACTCTagtttatgttttaaaaatggTACAGATTTAGAATCAATGAAAATATCTAGAGGGATAAATTGGAAATGTACTTGCCTTCCTGGGTGGCACGGTAATGATTGTGGGTTACCAGAAGTGATATGGAGAGCTGTTTTAACAAGTAAAAAACCTTATAAAATTAAAGGGCCTAGAACATTTGAAAGGAGATTAATTTACCTTTttaaagttgataaattttCAGAATATATAGCTGATTTGAGAATTAATgatttag gtGCAATAGTTGatctttttatattatatgaaGACGAAAATTCGAGCTTTTTGCAACATAAATTAGACAACAAATTCTGTAAAGAACatcagcacaaaattctctacgtTCAagatgatattgaaaatttatggaaaaaagttaaaaattatcTAAGGAATATTAGAAATGATGATATAATACTCTCAAGTGACCTGTATGAATTGCCAAATAAAGAAgctttaaatttcttaaaattccATGATAACTGGCCACAGCCTATTAAATTTAGATATCGGTGGTCAGTGTTTGGGTTCTTTTGGAAACATCCTGAAAAAACTATAAGTGGAGGAGGTGCCTGTACAGTTTCTTTTCTAAAAgaatcatttaataataaaattgctttTCTAACAGATAACAAGACACTTTTTAGTCCTGCTTATAAAG gtCTGATGTTGGGAGATCTGAATCACTATGGGGGATGGTACTGTGAATACTGCAACGATCCTGCCAATATAGTGGAATTTTTATCGACTAAACcgaaaaatgtgataaattggGATAAAATAGATCACCAAAAAATAGATAGTAGTTATATAGAAGACCTAATTGAGAACGGGGTGTATATAGATGGTAAAACAGCTCTTACCAGAGCACACATGTATCATGACAATTATTTCGCACCGAAATTTGTTCTAGAACATAATTGGAAATACGACTTTTTGGTCATAAATTTTTACTCAAAAGCAGATTATTACGATATATGA
- the LOC130904069 gene encoding uncharacterized histidine-rich protein DDB_G0274557-like isoform X3: protein MYKYIRINLVKHVQYFSKMKNTTMRLFTVALILCCCLNFVISKPNHEESEHNHLKEKSHQHHNERAHQKVRAHHENHEGRAHQVHQNEKAHQVRAHNGNHLDRNHHESNKHLVERKGHQQRSHLHYRDQQNQQCSWVCNGDQSVPQPPQEIGASPDPQIGDPAAQASFRPDSNPSDSQDPPSFDSGSGGQWESNPGYPSDWSQEGSTEQVNGNPYPGPPESGPAAFSGVTDNYFPNQPGASSGASAWPDSWTTNPPGKAV, encoded by the exons atgtataaatatatacgaATTAATTTAGTGAAACATGTTCAGTACTTTTCTAAAATGAAGAACACAACCATGCGACTTTTTACTGTGGCATTAATACTTTGTTGTTGCTTGAATTTTGTAATATCCAAACCAAATCATGAAG AAAGCGAACATAACCATTTGAAAGAAAAGTCCCATCAACATCATAATGAAAGAGCTCATCAGAAGGTGAGGGCTCACCATGAGAATCATGAGGGAAGAGCACATCAGGTACATCAAAATGAAAAAGCTCATCAAGTAAGAGCTCATAATGGAAATCATCTTGACAGGAATCACCATGAAAGTAATAAACATTTAGTTGAGCGCAAAGGACATCAGCAAAGGTCCCATTTACATTATAGGGATCAACAGAACCAACAATGCTCTTGGGTTTGTAATGGAGACCAAA GTGTGCCTCAACCTCCACAAGAAATCGGTGCGAGCCCAGACCCTCAAatag ggGATCCTGCAGCTCAAGCTAGTTTCAGACCAGATTCTAATCCATCAGATTCACAag ATCCTCCATCATTCGACTCAGGTTCCGGAGGACAATGGGAAAGCAATCCCGGTTATCCATCAGATTGGTCACAAGAAGGGTCAACTGAACAAGTTAATGGAAATCCTTATCCTGGTCCACCAG aaagcGGTCCAGCAGCTTTTTCAGGCGTAACCGATAACTATTTTCCCAATCAACCAG GTGCTTCATCAGGAGCATCAGCTTGGCCAGATAGTTGGACGACCAATCCACCAGGTAAAGCTGTGTAA
- the LOC130903659 gene encoding uncharacterized protein LOC130903659, whose protein sequence is MNMKLITIYARYCTPSSSSATSPFLANNNPSSKQQGNSTTSSATKIVTNTRDYVPNGIPVSPLATSAGPDSSTPNPPVAPASSSSSLAIPPGDISASNVPGAPESSSVASPGAVIASSTSNAPGAPESSSVASPGAVIASSTSNAPGAPESSSVASPGAVIASSTSNAPGAPESSSVASPGAVIASSTSNAPGAPESSSVASPGAVIASSTSNAPGAPESSSVASPGAVIASSTSNAPGAPESSSVASPGAVIASSTSNAPGAPESSSVASPGAVNASSTSNAPGAPESSSVASPGAVIASSTSNAPGAPESSSVASPGAVIASSTSNAPGAPESSSVASPGAVIASSTSNAPGAPESSSVASPGAVNASSTSNAPGAPESSSVASPGAVNASSTSNAPGAPESSSVASPGAVNASSTSNAPGAPESSSVASPGAVNASSTSNAPGNDFTYEITA, encoded by the exons ATGAACatgaaattaat TACTATCTACGCCAGGTACT GTACTCCTTCATCTTCCTCAGCAACATCACCCTTTCTTGCTAATAATAATCCTTCTTCTAAACAACAAGGTAATTCAACAACTTCTTCAGCAACCAAAATCGTGACAAATACTCGTGATTATGTTCCTAATG GTATTCCAGTATCTCCTTTAGCAACATCAGCAGGTCCAGATAGCTCGACGCCCAATCCACcag TTGCTCCagcatcttcttcttcatcattaGCTATTCCACCTGGAGATATTTCTGCCTCTAATGTCCCAG gTGCTCCAGAATCTTCTTCGGTAGCATCTCCTGGTGCAGTTATTGCTAGTTCTACTTCTAATGCACCAG gTGCTCCAGAATCTTCTTCGGTAGCATCTCCTGGTGCAGTTATTGCTAGTTCTACTTCTAATGCACCAG gTGCTCCAGAATCTTCTTCGGTAGCATCTCCTGGTGCAGTTATTGCTAGTTCTACTTCTAATGCACCAG gTGCTCCAGAATCTTCTTCGGTAGCATCTCCTGGTGCAGTTATTGCTAGTTCTACTTCTAATGCACCAG gTGCTCCAGAATCTTCTTCGGTAGCATCTCCTGGTGCAGTTATTGCTAGTTCTACTTCTAATGCACCAG gTGCTCCAGAATCTTCTTCGGTAGCATCTCCTGGTGCAGTTATTGCTAGTTCTACTTCTAATGCACCAG gTGCTCCAGAATCTTCTTCGGTAGCATCTCCTGGTGCAGTTATTGCTAGTTCTACTTCTAATGCACCAG gTGCTCCAGAATCTTCTTCGGTAGCATCTCCTGGTGCAGTTAATGCTAGTTCTACTTCTAATGCACCAG gTGCTCCAGAATCTTCTTCGGTAGCATCTCCTGGTGCAGTTATTGCTAGTTCTACTTCTAATGCACCAG gTGCTCCAGAATCTTCTTCGGTAGCATCTCCTGGTGCAGTTATTGCTAGTTCTACTTCTAATGCACCAG gTGCTCCAGAATCTTCTTCGGTAGCATCTCCTGGTGCAGTTATTGCTAGTTCTACTTCTAATGCACCAG gTGCTCCAGAATCTTCTTCGGTAGCATCTCCTGGTGCAGTTAATGCTAGTTCTACTTCTAATGCACCAG gTGCTCCAGAATCTTCTTCGGTAGCATCTCCTGGTGCAGTTAATGCTAGTTCTACTTCTAATGCACCAG gTGCTCCAGAATCTTCTTCGGTAGCATCTCCTGGTGCAGTTAATGCTAGTTCTACTTCTAATGCACCAG gTGCTCCAGAATCTTCTTCGGTAGCATCTCCTGGTGCAGTTAATGCTAGTTCTACTTCTAATGCACCAGGTAATGATTTCACATACGAAATTACAGCTTGA